One region of Apus apus isolate bApuApu2 chromosome 6, bApuApu2.pri.cur, whole genome shotgun sequence genomic DNA includes:
- the LOC127386676 gene encoding transcription factor 15-like, giving the protein GGRRRRARAGAGRRAAANARERDRTHSVNAAFGALRRLIPTRPADRRLSKVETLRLASSYISHLANVLLLQRRQAEGSDTAQPCPQPGPQPPGPAAPRPICTFCLSEQRKRHREAEKPLSGPALSGR; this is encoded by the exons ggcgggcggcggcggcgggcgcgggcgggcgcggggcggcgggcggcggccaACGCGCGGGAGCGGGACCGCACGCACAGCGTCAACGCGGCCTTCGGCGCCCTCCGCCGGCTCATCCCCACCCGGCCGGCCGACCGGCGGCTCTCCAAGGTGGAGACGCTGCGCTTGGCCTCCAGCTACATCTCGCACCTGGCCaacgtgctgctgctgcagcgcCGGCAGGCCGAGGGCTCCGACACCGCCcagccctgcccgcagcccggcccgcagccgcccggccccgccgctccaCGGCCCATCTGCACCTTCTGCCTCAGCGAGCAGCGCAAGCGG CACCGGGAAGCAGAGAAGCCGCTGTCCGGCCCAGCTTTGAGCGGACGCTGA